Proteins co-encoded in one Streptomyces sp. NBC_01283 genomic window:
- a CDS encoding lipase family alpha/beta hydrolase produces MTITRGLPFRPPCLSLPARLAGLSMALLKATALEVAILAGHLLLYPSGIAQERRIAAELPPPDATRLPAEGRPPVVLLHGFIDNRSVFVLLRRSLAQHGGQHVESLNYSPLTCDIRTAAELLGRHIEEICERTGHHQVDIVGHSLGGLIARYYAQRLGGDERVRTLVTLGTPHEGTRVVPLADAHPIVRQMRPGSDVIEELREPAPGCRTRFVSFWSDLDQLMTPLETACVNHPDLIAQNVRVSGVGHLALPVHPAVAAGIRQALDLPAPGTAATGARKGLTVA; encoded by the coding sequence ATGACCATCACGAGGGGCCTGCCCTTTCGCCCGCCCTGCCTGTCGCTGCCCGCCAGACTGGCCGGGCTCTCCATGGCCCTGCTGAAGGCGACCGCACTCGAGGTGGCGATCCTCGCCGGCCACCTTCTCCTGTACCCCTCGGGCATCGCCCAGGAACGCAGGATCGCCGCCGAACTGCCACCTCCCGACGCCACCCGGCTCCCGGCGGAGGGCCGCCCTCCGGTCGTCCTCCTGCACGGCTTCATCGACAACCGCTCGGTCTTCGTCCTCCTGCGCCGCTCCCTGGCCCAGCACGGCGGCCAACACGTGGAGTCCCTCAACTACTCCCCCCTCACCTGCGACATCCGCACCGCCGCCGAGCTGCTCGGCCGCCACATAGAGGAGATCTGCGAGCGCACGGGCCACCACCAGGTGGACATCGTCGGACACAGCCTCGGCGGCCTGATAGCCCGCTATTACGCACAGCGTCTCGGCGGCGACGAGCGCGTCCGCACGCTGGTCACCCTCGGTACCCCACACGAGGGAACGCGGGTCGTGCCGCTGGCCGACGCGCACCCGATCGTGCGCCAGATGCGCCCCGGCTCGGACGTGATCGAGGAGCTGCGCGAGCCCGCGCCGGGCTGCCGGACCCGCTTCGTGAGCTTCTGGAGCGACCTGGACCAGCTGATGACCCCGCTCGAGACGGCCTGCGTCAACCACCCCGACCTGATCGCGCAGAACGTACGCGTCTCCGGCGTCGGTCATCTCGCCCTGCCCGTGCACCCCGCGGTCGCCGCCGGAATCCGCCAGGCCCTCGATCTGCCCGCTCCCGGAACCGCCGCGACGGGTGCCCGGAAGGGACTGACCGTGGCCTGA
- a CDS encoding M23 family metallopeptidase — protein MNDRHPSGSSTPPASAPADHAPYAAYDPQSTEHGAYTGYDGYSTGSFDTTGSYATAGHDTGSFASDPLFGDMPGGSYDTGQWSTTGTQQTLNHDPYAAQHQAAYDTSGYETGSYDTGAMWSTGGYQHLSADIPAQPGPDATAQWDASAWNQPQQTGQWETQAFDTGAYDATAWNSGGQDMTQAMPYGATGTHEAYGTPETLEAHENHGAHEDLGAYEAQDTPGAPDTYEAPEPYEHSPYDTGSYASDAYAPGSQSPEAYAQPAPAEHEFTPDEAPADSLGPVEPSPRGTAGDDEPPVMDRSHGSRSRARRRSPAKRSALFTVAVPSACVMGVAGIAAASVGDFGSDDAKETQAATAPDPASVQPSAANNKLDTQLANLSADAGDFADRASRTQERIDLKAEKVAAQKKAAEEAARKERLRPKFALPVKQRGLSAYYGQAGVNWMSAHSGIDFPVSYGTEVLAATDGTVSTKWNSAYGNMAIVTAKDGTETWYCHLSTHKVSSGPVKAGDPIAFSGNSGNSTGPHLHFEVRPGGGSAIDPLPWLRSHNLDPT, from the coding sequence GTGAACGACCGTCACCCGTCGGGGAGCTCGACACCCCCGGCCTCGGCACCCGCCGACCATGCGCCCTACGCGGCGTACGACCCGCAGAGCACCGAGCACGGCGCCTACACCGGTTACGACGGCTACTCCACCGGAAGCTTCGACACCACAGGCAGCTATGCGACGGCCGGTCACGACACCGGAAGCTTCGCGTCCGATCCACTCTTCGGCGACATGCCCGGCGGTTCGTACGACACCGGCCAGTGGTCCACCACGGGGACGCAGCAGACGCTGAACCACGACCCGTACGCCGCTCAGCACCAGGCCGCGTACGACACCAGTGGTTACGAGACCGGCAGTTATGACACCGGCGCCATGTGGTCGACCGGCGGCTATCAGCACCTCTCCGCCGACATCCCCGCACAGCCGGGCCCCGACGCGACCGCGCAGTGGGACGCGAGCGCCTGGAACCAGCCACAGCAGACGGGCCAGTGGGAGACCCAGGCCTTCGACACAGGCGCGTATGACGCGACCGCGTGGAACTCCGGCGGCCAGGACATGACGCAGGCCATGCCGTACGGGGCCACCGGGACGCACGAGGCGTACGGCACTCCCGAGACGCTTGAGGCGCACGAGAACCACGGCGCGCACGAGGACCTCGGCGCGTACGAGGCCCAGGACACGCCCGGAGCGCCGGACACGTACGAGGCGCCCGAACCGTACGAGCATTCGCCTTACGACACCGGGTCCTACGCTTCCGACGCGTACGCCCCCGGTTCTCAGTCGCCCGAGGCATACGCCCAACCGGCTCCCGCAGAGCACGAGTTCACGCCCGACGAGGCTCCCGCCGATTCGCTCGGCCCGGTCGAGCCCAGCCCCAGGGGCACCGCGGGTGACGACGAACCGCCGGTCATGGACCGTTCGCACGGCTCCCGCTCGCGGGCCCGCCGCCGCTCCCCCGCCAAGCGTTCCGCACTCTTCACGGTCGCCGTGCCCTCCGCCTGCGTGATGGGCGTCGCCGGTATCGCCGCCGCCTCCGTGGGCGACTTCGGCAGCGACGACGCCAAGGAGACGCAGGCGGCAACAGCCCCCGACCCCGCGTCGGTGCAGCCCTCCGCCGCGAACAACAAGCTCGACACGCAGCTGGCGAACCTCTCCGCGGACGCCGGTGACTTCGCCGACCGCGCGAGCCGCACCCAGGAGCGCATCGACCTCAAGGCGGAGAAGGTCGCCGCCCAGAAGAAGGCCGCCGAGGAAGCCGCGCGCAAGGAGCGCCTGCGCCCCAAGTTCGCGCTGCCGGTGAAGCAGCGCGGCCTGAGCGCGTACTACGGACAGGCCGGCGTCAACTGGATGTCCGCGCACTCCGGAATCGACTTCCCGGTGTCGTACGGCACCGAGGTGCTCGCCGCCACCGACGGCACGGTCTCCACGAAGTGGAACAGCGCCTACGGCAACATGGCGATCGTGACCGCCAAGGACGGCACGGAGACGTGGTACTGCCACCTATCCACGCACAAGGTGTCCAGCGGACCCGTCAAGGCGGGCGACCCCATCGCCTTCTCCGGTAACTCCGGCAACTCCACGGGACCGCACCTGCACTTCGAGGTGCGCCCCGGCGGCGGCTCGGCTATCGACCCGCTGCCGTGGCTGCGCAGCCACAACCTCGACCCGACGTAA
- the pcrA gene encoding DNA helicase PcrA, protein MSSLFDDSFLADLKPSRASEEEPPPPPEDSGPESVPDDLFDGKFDAPTPRDAHYRGGAPRPVIDPAALLDGLNENQRAAVVHADSPLLIVAGAGSGKTRVLTHRIAYLLAERHVHPGQILAITFTNKAAGEMKERVENLVGPRANAMWVSTFHSACVRILRRESKTIGFTSSFSIYDAADSKRLMALVCRDLDIDPKKFPPKSFSAKISNLKNELIDEETFAGQAADGFEKTLAQAYAMYQSRLREANALDFDDLIMTTVNMFRAFPDVAEHYRRRFRHVMVDEYQDTNHAQYALVRELVGPSGGEGDDPAELCVVGDADQSIYAFRGATIRNILQFEEDYPNATTILLEQNYRSTQTILTAANAVIERNESRRPKNLWTNAGAGAGITGYVADTEHDEAQFVADEIDRLTDAGDAKAGDVAIFYRTNAQSRVFEEIFIRVGLPYKVVGGVRFYERKEVRDVLAYLRVLANPEDSVPLRRILNVPKRGIGDRAEAMIDALSQREKISFPQALKRVDEAYGMAARSANAVKRFNVLMEELRTIVESGAGPAVVLEAVLERTGYLAELQASTDPQDETRIENLQELAAVALEFEHDSGAAEGGTDAETDTDTDTDAETDAADGADAAAAAGVSGTLSQFLERVALVADSDQIPDEEDDGSGVITLMTLHTAKGLEFPVVFLTGMEDGVFPHMRSLGQVKELEEERRLAYVGITRARERLYLTRSSMRSAWGQPSYNPPSRFLEEIPEVHLDWKRKGSVGAPASSGPAAGIASSLSSSRSRTGGAQGFATRRASEKPVVALAIGDRVTHDQFGLGTVVGVKGTGANAEATVDFGEPKPKRLLLRYAPVEKL, encoded by the coding sequence ATGAGCAGCCTCTTTGATGACAGCTTCCTGGCGGACCTCAAGCCCTCGCGGGCTTCGGAGGAAGAGCCCCCGCCGCCGCCCGAGGACAGTGGTCCGGAATCCGTTCCGGATGATCTGTTCGACGGGAAGTTCGACGCGCCCACACCTCGGGACGCGCACTACCGCGGCGGCGCCCCGCGCCCCGTGATCGACCCGGCGGCCCTGCTCGACGGGCTGAACGAGAACCAGCGCGCGGCCGTCGTGCACGCGGACTCCCCGCTGCTCATCGTCGCGGGCGCCGGTTCCGGCAAGACCCGCGTCCTGACGCACCGCATCGCGTATCTCCTGGCCGAGCGGCACGTGCACCCGGGACAGATCCTGGCGATCACGTTCACGAACAAGGCCGCCGGCGAGATGAAGGAGCGCGTCGAGAACCTCGTCGGGCCGCGGGCCAACGCGATGTGGGTGTCGACGTTCCACAGCGCGTGCGTGCGCATACTGCGCCGCGAGTCGAAGACGATCGGCTTCACCTCCTCCTTCTCGATCTACGACGCCGCCGACTCCAAGCGCCTGATGGCGCTGGTCTGCCGCGATCTGGACATCGACCCGAAGAAGTTCCCGCCGAAGTCCTTCAGCGCCAAGATCTCGAACCTGAAGAACGAGCTGATCGACGAGGAGACCTTCGCCGGCCAGGCCGCCGACGGCTTCGAGAAGACGCTCGCCCAGGCGTACGCGATGTACCAGTCGCGTCTGCGCGAGGCGAACGCCCTCGACTTCGACGACCTGATCATGACGACGGTCAACATGTTCCGCGCGTTCCCCGACGTCGCCGAGCACTACCGCCGCCGCTTCCGCCACGTGATGGTCGACGAGTACCAGGACACCAACCACGCCCAGTACGCCCTGGTGCGCGAGCTGGTGGGCCCCTCCGGAGGCGAGGGGGACGACCCCGCCGAGCTGTGTGTCGTGGGTGACGCGGACCAGTCGATCTACGCCTTCCGTGGCGCCACGATCCGCAACATCCTCCAGTTCGAGGAGGACTACCCGAACGCGACGACGATCCTCCTGGAGCAGAACTACCGCTCCACGCAGACGATCCTGACCGCGGCCAACGCCGTCATCGAGCGCAACGAAAGCCGTCGCCCCAAGAATCTGTGGACCAACGCGGGCGCGGGCGCGGGCATCACCGGCTACGTCGCCGACACCGAGCACGACGAGGCACAGTTCGTCGCCGACGAGATCGACCGGCTCACCGACGCGGGCGACGCGAAGGCGGGCGACGTCGCGATCTTCTACCGGACGAACGCGCAGTCCCGTGTCTTCGAAGAGATCTTCATCCGCGTCGGCCTGCCCTACAAGGTCGTCGGCGGCGTCCGCTTCTACGAGCGCAAGGAGGTCCGCGACGTCCTTGCGTATCTGCGGGTGCTCGCCAACCCGGAGGACTCCGTCCCGCTCCGCCGCATTCTGAACGTACCCAAGAGGGGCATCGGCGACCGCGCGGAGGCGATGATCGACGCGCTCTCGCAGCGCGAGAAGATCTCCTTCCCGCAGGCGCTGAAGCGCGTCGACGAGGCGTACGGAATGGCGGCCCGCTCGGCGAACGCCGTCAAGCGTTTCAACGTGCTGATGGAGGAGCTGCGCACCATCGTCGAGTCCGGCGCCGGCCCCGCCGTCGTCCTGGAGGCCGTGCTCGAACGGACCGGGTACCTCGCCGAGCTGCAGGCCTCGACCGACCCGCAGGACGAGACGCGCATCGAGAACCTCCAGGAACTCGCAGCCGTGGCGCTGGAGTTCGAGCACGACAGCGGTGCAGCGGAGGGCGGGACCGACGCCGAGACCGACACCGACACCGACACCGACGCTGAGACCGACGCCGCGGACGGAGCGGACGCGGCTGCTGCCGCAGGCGTTTCGGGCACGCTGTCCCAGTTCCTGGAGCGGGTCGCGCTCGTCGCCGACTCGGACCAGATCCCGGACGAGGAGGACGACGGCTCCGGAGTCATCACGCTGATGACGCTGCACACCGCCAAGGGCCTCGAGTTCCCTGTCGTCTTCCTGACCGGCATGGAGGACGGCGTCTTCCCGCACATGCGCTCCCTCGGCCAGGTCAAGGAACTGGAGGAGGAGCGCCGCCTCGCGTACGTGGGCATCACGCGCGCGCGTGAGCGGCTCTATCTGACGCGGTCCTCCATGCGCAGCGCCTGGGGACAGCCCTCGTACAACCCGCCGTCGCGCTTCCTGGAGGAGATCCCGGAGGTACACCTGGACTGGAAGCGGAAGGGTTCCGTCGGCGCACCCGCGTCCTCCGGGCCCGCGGCCGGAATCGCCTCCTCCTTGTCGTCGTCGCGCTCACGCACCGGGGGCGCGCAGGGCTTCGCCACGCGCCGTGCCTCGGAGAAGCCGGTGGTCGCGCTGGCGATCGGGGACCGGGTCACGCACGACCAGTTCGGCCTCGGGACCGTGGTCGGAGTGAAGGGTACGGGCGCCAACGCCGAGGCGACGGTGGACTTCGGAGAGCCCAAGCCGAAGCGGCTCCTGCTGCGGTACGCGCCGGTGGAGAAGCTGTAA
- a CDS encoding NlpC/P60 family protein produces the protein MASHRKPRTRIAGLRATPALGITTAALTSVALLSQSAQAAPSAPQKPSLEEVQKKVDDLYHQAGVATQKYNSAKERTDKQRKKVDALLDDVAERADKLNEARRQLGTFAAAQYRTGGVSETATMMLADDPQGFFDQNHLSDRLTARQKRAVDDYQTQQASATKQRTKATKSLETLSNSRDDLRTSKQTVQKKLGQARTMLSELTAEEKARLAAIEKKKEDEAKRKAAELARKQEAEAEAKRKAAEEAAAKERESDKETPDAGSGSGTGSGSGSGTDSGYATKAAKVINFAEAQIGKPYVWGATGPDSYDCSGLTQDAWKAAGISLPRTTWDQVKVGTTVKTADAKPGDLVFFYDDISHVGIYIGDGKMIHAPKPGANVRVESIYYMPIHSVVRPA, from the coding sequence TTGGCGTCGCACCGCAAGCCGCGGACCCGCATTGCCGGCCTACGCGCCACCCCCGCCCTCGGTATCACGACGGCAGCCCTGACGTCCGTGGCCCTCCTCTCACAGAGCGCGCAAGCGGCACCGTCCGCGCCCCAGAAGCCCAGCCTCGAAGAGGTCCAGAAGAAGGTCGACGACCTCTACCACCAGGCGGGCGTGGCCACCCAGAAGTACAACTCGGCCAAGGAGCGCACCGACAAGCAGCGCAAGAAGGTCGACGCTCTCCTCGACGACGTGGCAGAGCGCGCCGACAAGCTGAACGAGGCCCGCCGGCAGCTGGGCACGTTCGCCGCGGCCCAGTACCGCACCGGCGGCGTCTCCGAGACCGCCACGATGATGCTCGCCGACGACCCGCAGGGGTTCTTCGACCAGAACCACCTGTCGGACCGGCTGACCGCGCGCCAGAAGAGGGCGGTCGACGACTACCAGACGCAGCAGGCGTCGGCGACGAAGCAGCGCACGAAGGCCACCAAGAGCCTGGAGACGCTGAGCAACTCGCGGGACGACCTCAGGACGAGCAAGCAGACTGTCCAGAAGAAGCTGGGCCAGGCGCGCACGATGCTCTCGGAGCTGACGGCCGAGGAGAAGGCGCGGCTCGCGGCGATCGAGAAGAAGAAGGAAGACGAGGCCAAGCGCAAGGCCGCCGAGCTGGCGCGCAAGCAGGAGGCCGAGGCGGAGGCCAAGCGCAAGGCGGCGGAAGAAGCCGCCGCCAAGGAGCGCGAGTCGGACAAGGAGACCCCGGACGCGGGCTCCGGATCCGGCACCGGCTCCGGCTCCGGCTCCGGCACGGACAGCGGTTACGCGACGAAGGCCGCGAAGGTGATCAACTTCGCCGAGGCCCAGATCGGCAAGCCGTACGTATGGGGCGCCACCGGCCCGGACTCCTACGACTGCTCCGGGCTCACCCAGGACGCGTGGAAGGCCGCGGGGATCTCCCTGCCGCGTACGACGTGGGACCAGGTGAAGGTCGGCACGACCGTCAAGACCGCCGACGCCAAGCCGGGTGACCTGGTCTTCTTCTACGACGACATCAGCCACGTAGGGATCTACATCGGCGACGGCAAGATGATCCACGCCCCGAAGCCGGGTGCGAACGTCCGCGTCGAGTCGATCTACTACATGCCGATCCACAGCGTGGTCCGCCCCGCGTAA